AACTCTTTTCTCTTTTATCCCCCCGCTCTCTTGTTCTATTCATACCTAATTTTTCTTATTTCTTGTTGTTTATATAGAATGATAGGATGTAGTTTTCTATAGCCAGAAAAAGAAATGAAATTTGCATCGATCTTCAAAACAAAATGAAAAAATGTATAGAGATAAAAGATAGAATATAGGAAAAAGAAAAAAAATAGTCACTAAATGAAGTAATTGGACTTATAAATAGATAAATAGATTACCCCTATTGAGGTACTTTTTTTTTTAATGTTTCTTATTATTTTTGATTTTATTATCATTTCTTTTTAATACCAACTCGCTCTTTATTATTTTCAGTTACTAATCCTAGTTATTTGATTTATATACTTTTTTTATAGTAAATACATGAGATAGAATATTCAAAATGGAATATTTCTATTATTTTATTCTTCATCCAATGACTATACATTCATTATATTTTTGTGTAAATAGAGGAAAAACTCGATGGAAAAATGGTGGTTTAATTCTATGTTGTTTAATAGGAAGTTAGAATACAGGTGTGAATTAAGTAAATCAATGGATAGTCTTGGTCCTATTGAAAATACCAGTCTAAGGGAAGACCCTAAAATTTTAACCGATATAGAAAAAAAAATTCACAGGGATTTGGATTATTTAGAAATGGAAGGTTTTTTTTCTAGCGATCTGAATACTGTTTCTAAGAATGATGATGATCATTACATGTATGAGACTCAATTTAGTTTTAACAATAATATTACTAGTTTCATTGATAGTTGCATTGAGAGTTTCAATTTAGGTGATATTGACAAATACAATGATATTTATTTTTATAGTTACATTTTTTTGAAGGGCAGAAATTGTAGTGAAAGCGATAATTCTAGTACTAGTATAATAACTAGTACGAATGATACAAATGATAGTGATTCCACTATAGGAGAAAGTTCTAATAATCTCGATGAAAGTCAAAAATATAAGCATTTGTGGCTTGAATGCGAAAATTGTTATGGATTAAATTATAAAAAATTTTTTAAATCAAAAATGAATATTTGTGAATACTGTGGATATCATTTGAAAATGGGCAGTTCAGATAGAATCGAACTTTCGATTGATTCGGGTACTTGGAATCCTATGGATGAAGACATGGTTTCTCTGGATCCTATTGAATTTCATTCCGAAGAGGAACCTTATAAAGATCGTATTGATTCTTATCAAAGAAAAACGGGATTAACTGAGGCTGTTCAAACAGGTACTGGTCAACTAAATGGTATTCCTGTAGCTATTGGAATTATGGATTTTCAGTTTATGGGGGGCAGTATGGGATCCGCAGTAGGTGAGAAAATCACCCGTTTGGTAGAATATGCTACTAATCAACTTTTACCTCTTATTCTGGTATGTGCGTCCGGAGGAGCGCGTATGCAAGAAGGAAGTTTGAGCTTGATCCAAATGGCTAAAATCTCTTCTGCTTTATATGATTATCAAAAAAATAAAAAGTTATTCTATGTATCCATACTTACATCTCCCACTACTGGGGGGGTAACTGCTAGTTTTGGCATGTTGGGGGATATCATTATTGCCGAACCAAATGCTTATATTGCATTTGCTGGTAAAAGAGTAATTGAACAAACATTGAATAAGGCAGTACCTGAAGGTTCACAAGCAGCTGAATATTTATTCCATAAGGGCTTATTTGATTCAATCGTACCGCGTAATCTTTTAAAGGGCGTTCTGAGTGAGTTATTTCAATTCCATAATTTCTTTTCTTTGACTAAAAATGATAAGGCATAGCCATAAATTCTTTGAATAAGAAAAGGGTATATTATATTATGATATATATTGGCTTAGCTATAATCACTAGAATTATTATATACTAAGTATAAATATATAGAAATTCTAGTGATTATAGACTATCTTTATATAATAATATAAATAAGAATAAAAAAATAAAAAAAAAAAAGAATCTATATAAATATCAAAATAATATATATAAGGTACAAATAGTAAATCGAGGTACCCATTTTATGATAAACTTTCCTTCCATTTTTGTTCCTCTAGTAGGCCTAGTATTTCCGGCAATTGCAATGGCTTCTTTATTTCTTCATGTTCAAAAAAACAAGATTTTTTAGATACAGAAAACAAAGTAAAATTCTGGGGTTTTTTATTCCCCAATTATAATACTAAA
The DNA window shown above is from Glycine max chloroplast, complete genome and carries:
- the accD gene encoding acetyl-CoA carboxylase beta subunit, whose product is MEKWWFNSMLFNRKLEYRCELSKSMDSLGPIENTSLREDPKILTDIEKKIHRDLDYLEMEGFFSSDLNTVSKNDDDHYMYETQFSFNNNITSFIDSCIESFNLGDIDKYNDIYFYSYIFLKGRNCSESDNSSTSIITSTNDTNDSDSTIGESSNNLDESQKYKHLWLECENCYGLNYKKFFKSKMNICEYCGYHLKMGSSDRIELSIDSGTWNPMDEDMVSLDPIEFHSEEEPYKDRIDSYQRKTGLTEAVQTGTGQLNGIPVAIGIMDFQFMGGSMGSAVGEKITRLVEYATNQLLPLILVCASGGARMQEGSLSLIQMAKISSALYDYQKNKKLFYVSILTSPTTGGVTASFGMLGDIIIAEPNAYIAFAGKRVIEQTLNKAVPEGSQAAEYLFHKGLFDSIVPRNLLKGVLSELFQFHNFFSLTKNDKA
- the psaI gene encoding photosystem I subunit VIII, with the protein product MINFPSIFVPLVGLVFPAIAMASLFLHVQKNKIF